Part of the Maridesulfovibrio sp. genome, CATTTCTACACAGCGGAAGAAGTCTGCTCCGATACGGTCCATCTTGTTAACGAAAGCCATACGGGGAACTTTATATCTGTCAGCCTGACGCCAAACGGTTTCAGACTGAGGCTCAACACCGGCTACTGCGTCAAAAACGGCTACTGCGCCGTCAAGTACACGCAGTGCACGTTCAACTTCCATAGTGAAGTCAACGTGACCGGGGGTATCAATAATGTTGATGCGGTGATCTTTCCACATACAGGTGGTAGCAGCACTGGTAATGGTAATGCCACGCTCCTGTTCCTGGACCATCCAGTCCATGGTGGCTTCGCCATCATGAACTTCACCGATTTTATGAGAAACACCAGTATAGAAAAGAATGCGCTCAGTAGTGGTAGTCTTACCCGCATCAATGTGGGCCATGATACCAATGTTACGCTGTTTATCTCTAGCAACCTTTCTAGCCACTTTGTACTCCGATTACCAACGGTAGTGAGCAAAAGCCTTGTTGGCTTCGGCCATACGATGGGTGTCTTCCTTTTTCTTCACTGCTCCGCCACGCTTGTTGTAAGCATCGAGGAACTCACCGCTAAGACGTGCAACCATGCCCTTTTCACCTCTGGAGCGAGCGAAGTTGATCAGCCATCTGATAGCCAGGGAAACCTGACGATCGGGACGAACTTCAACGGGCACCTGATAAGTAGCACCACCAACACGGCGGGACTTTACTTCCACGTGAGGCTTAACGTTTTCCACAGCCTTTTCGAAAGCCTTGATAGGATCTTCCTGGGTTTTGTCGCCGAGGAATTCAAGAGCTTGATAGAATATATTTTCAGACACACTCTTCTTACCATCGTACATGAGTCTGTTCATGAACTTAGTAGCGAGCTGAGAACCGTATACCGGATCGGGAAGAATTTGTCTTTTGGGTACCGGACCTTTACGAGGCATATTGGTATACTCCTTGGAATTTAATGCTATTTAGGACGCTTTGCGCCGTACTTGGAACGACCCTGACGACGATCTGCAACACCAGCGGTGTCGAGGGAGCCGCGAACGATGTGGTAACGAACACCAGGTAAGTCTTTTACACGACCACCACGGATAAGTACCACAGAGTGTTCCTGAAGGTTATGACCTTCACCACCGATGTATGCAGTAACTTCGATGGCATTAGTCAGACGCACACGAGCGACCTTACGCAGTGCGGAGTTAGGCTTCTTAGGGGTGGTGGTGTACACGCGAGTGCACACGCCACGGCGCTGGGGGCAGGCCTGAAGCGCAGGAGTTTTCTTACGCTTGAGCTGCTTTTCACGCCCTTTTCTTATAAGCTGATTGATGGTTGGCATGAACCCTCCAAATTAAGTTTAATTACAAAGACCGACGCAGTTAGACTAATATTTCACAATTTGTCAAGACAAATTGTGAAATATTTGCTCCGTTGTCACATGAGTCAGGCTGCAACCACCTGCTCTGCGGACCGGTACTGCGTACTGGCGCCGGCACTATCTTTCGTTAACGAGCAGCGGTTCTTCTTCCAGTTCCTCAAGGAACTTATCTGCACGCTCGGGCTGATCAGGAACGATAATATCCGTACGTGCATACTTACGGAAACCGGTACCTGCAGGAATAAGTCGACCGACGATAACGTTTTCTTTCAGGCCGCGCAGATAGTCCTTCTTGCCGCAGAGAGAAGACTCGGTAAGAACCTTGGTAGTCTCCTGAAATGAAGCCGCGGAAATGAAGGAAGCGGTAGAAAGTGAAGCCTGAGTAATACCGAGAACATGTGTCTGTGCGGTAGCAGGCTTGAGTCCGTTAGCGACAGCTTCCTGGTTGGTTTCCATGAAGCGCTGCTTGTCCACCTGTTCGCCCACAAGAAAATGGGTCTCACCGGGATCAACGATGCTGACCTTCTTGAGCATCTGGCGGACAATAACTTCGATGTGCTTATCGTTAATTCCAACACCCTGGAAACGGTAAACATCCTGAATTTCCTCAACAAGAAAACGTGCGAGATATTTCTCACCCTTAACTTTGAGGATATCGTGCAGTTCAGGCAGACCTTCTGTCATCAGGTCACCGGCTTCTACGAAGTCGCCTTCCTGTGCAGTAATATGGCGGCCCTTGGGCACGAGGTATTCTTTGATTTCACCAATTTCAGGGGTAACAACAATTTTACGCTTGCCTTTGGATTCAGGTCCATAGGAGACCACACCATCAATCTCCGAAATGATTCCAAGTTCCTTTGGTTTACGCACTTCAAACAGCTCCGCAACTCGAGGAAGACCACCAACGATGTCCTTCGTCTTTGAAGTTTCGCGAAGCTTACGAGCGATAATCTCACCAGCATTGACGAGGTTACCGTCTTTAACCATCAAGATCGCTCCAACCGGCAGCGGGTAAACCGCTTTCAGGGTGGATCCGGGGCGGGTCAGGGGTTCACCGTCTTCGCCGCAGATGGAAATTGAAGGTTTAAAGTTTGTGGTACGGTATTCCTGGATTGTGTAGGTAGCCTGTCCTGTGGCTTCGTCAACACGTTCCTGGAAAGTTTTACCTTCAACGAGGTCGGAAAACTTAACAGTACCGGTTACTTCTGTGATGAAAGGTTCTGCAAGCGGATCCCACTCGGCCAGCATGGTTCCTTGTGTGATCTGCTGCCCTTCTTCAACAAAAAGTTTAGCACCAAGAGGCAGAACGTATTTTTCACGTTCTCTGCCCTGCTCGTCCACGATACCAATCTGGCAACTCTTACCAAGGACCATTTCATGGCCATCGGCACTGCGGACAGAACGCATACGGTTCAGAACAACGGAACCGTTATGCTGTGCTTCAAAAGAAGACTGCTGAATTTCACGGGATGCGGTACCACCGATGTGGAAGGTACGCATTGTCAGCTGTGTTCCCGGTTCACCGATGGACTGCGCAGCGATGATACCTACAGTTTCACCTACGTTTACAACGTGGCCTCTTGCAAGGTCACGACCGTAACACATAGCGCAGATACCGTGCTTTGCACGACAGGTCAACGGAGAACGAACAGTCATGGAGTTGATACCGTTTTCATCAATAAGCTTGGCTGCTGCTTCATCGATAAGGGAATCGGCAGGAACAAGAATCTCACCGGTATCTTCCTTAATTACATCGTGAATGGTTACGCGGCCGAGAACTTTTTCGGACAGTCTTTCCTTGATTTCTCCACCCTTGATGTAGTGGGTCAACTCAAGGCCGTCGACTGTGCGGCAGTCATGTTCGGCAATGGTAACATCCTGAACAACGTCAACAAGACGACGGGTCAGGTAACCGGAGTTCGCTGTTTTCAGCGCGGTATCCGCGAGACCTTTACGAGCACCGTGAGTAGAAATAAAGTACTGCAGAACAGAGAGACCTTCACGGAAGGATGAAGTAATCGGAGTTTCGATAATTTCACCGGAAGGTTTCGCCATCAGACCACGCATACCTGCGAGCTGACGCATCTGGTCCTGGTTACCACGAGCACCGGAGTGAGCCATCATAAAGACCGGGTTGAAAGAGGAGTTTGTTTCCTGCTTACCAGTCTTCGGATCGACCATGATGTCGGTAGACATTTCATTGGTCATTTCGGCTGATACGTCGTTGGTTACCTTGGTCCAAACGTCGACAACCTTGTTGTACTTTTCAGTACGGGTGATGATACCTTCGCGGTACTGTGCTTCAATGTCTTCAACTTCTGCGTACGCAGTATCGAGCAGTCCGGCCTTGGCAGCAGGAATGGTCAGATCCTTAACACCGATGGTCACAGCAGCGCGTGTTGCATGCTCGTAACCGAGGTCTTTAAGGCGATCACAAAGAATAACGGTAGCCTTGCTGCCTGCAGAGCGGTACGCGCTGGATACAAGCTTGGCAATGTTCTTCTTGGTCATAACCACGTTTGCGAATTCAAAGCCCATACCTTCGGGAAGTAATTCACCTACGAGGATACGTCCGGGAGTAGTTTCCACCAGTTCGCCTTCAATACGAACCTTGATGCGGGCATGCATGCTGACCACTTCAGCGTCAAGAGCAGCAATAACTTCCCACGGAGCGGTGAAGACCATACCTTCCCCTTTAGAGAAAGAACGCTCAACGGTCAGATAGTAGAGACCGAGAACGATATCCTGAGAGGGGTTGATGATGGGCTGTCCGTTCGCAGGGGACAGGATATTGTTTGAAGACATCATCAGAACACGACACTCAATCTGTGCTTCAACAGAAAGAGGTACGTGAACAGCCATCTGGTCACCGTCAAAGTCAGCGTTGTATGCAGAACATACAAGCGGATGCAGCTGGATAGCCTTACCTTCAACCAAAGAAGGTTCAAAGGACTGGATACCGAGACGGTGAAGAGTTGGTGCACGGTTGAGCATGATGGGGTATTCGCGAACAACGTCGTCAAGGATATCCCATACAACGAGGTCTTCACGTTCAACCATCTTTTTAGCGCTTTTGATGGTAGTTGCTATTTCCCTGCGCTCAAGTTCTGCATAGATAAAAGGCTTGAACAACTCCAAAGCCATCTTCTTGGGAAGACCGCACTGGTGCAGTTTCAGCTTGGGACCCACAACAATTACGGAACGTCCGGAGTAGTCAACACGTTTACCAAGCAGGTTCTGACGGAAACGACCCTGTTTACCCTTAATCATATCGGAAAGGGATTTCAGGGGACGGCCGTTTGTACCGGTGATTGCACGACCGCGGCGACCGTTGTCGAACAATGCGTCAACGGATTCCTGCAGCATGCGCTTTTCGTTGCGGATAATGATGTCAGGAGCGCCGAGTTCAATGAGGCGCTTCAGACGGTTGTTCCTGTTGATGACGCGACGGTAGAGATCGTTGAGATCGGAAGTTGCGAAACGTCCGCCATCAAGGGGAACCAGAGGACGCAGCTCGGGCGGAATTACAGGAATAACATCCATGATCATCCACTGGCAGTCGTTACCGGATTCAAGGAAAGCTTCAACGATCTTAAGACGCTTAGTCAGCTTTTTCTTTTTGGTCTGGCTGCGGGTGGTCAGGGACTCTTCACGTAATTCGTGCTTGAGTGCGGGCATATCGATCTGGGCCAGCAGACTTTTGATGGTCTCAGCACCCATACCCACTTCAACGGCTTCTTCGCCATAGTGGTCGATTACCTGAAAATACTGATCTTCAGAGATGATCTGGTATTGCTTGAGCGGGGTTTCACCCGGATCAAGAACGATATATGAATCAAAGTACAGAACCTTCTCAAGATCGGCCATGGTAATATCAAGCAGTGTACCGATCTTGGAAGGAAGGGTTTTCAAAAACCAGATATGAGCAACAGGAGCAGCAAGCTCGATGTGGCCCATGCGTTCACGTCTGACTTTGGATGCGATAACTTCAACACCGCATTTCTCACATACGATGCCGCGGTGCTTCATGCGCTTATACTTACCGCAGTTACACTCGTAGTCTTTTACGGGTCCGAAAATTTTAGCGCAGAAAAGACCATCTCTTTCCGGCTTGAAAGTCCTGTAGTTGATGGTCTCGGGCTTCTTAACTTCACCGAAAGACCATTCGCGGATCTTTTCGGGAGAAGCAATGGAAATCTGAATACCTTTGAGGCCGCGTCCTGCGAGGCCTGCACCGGATGTTCTACGCATAGTGAACAGTTCGTCCAGACTCATTAATATACCCCTTACATGAAAAGGTTTATTTCATCGCGGGGGCCTCTTGGGCCCCCGCGTTCATTATTTCTTGTCGGCAGTCTCTTCGACTTCATCCTGAAGAAGGTTAACATCAAGGCCGAGGGACATAAGTTCCTTGACCAGAACGTTAAATGATTCAGGCAGGCCGGCTTCAAGGAAGTTATCTCCCTTGACAATCTTTTCGTACATCTTGACACGACCGGTAACGTCATCAGACTTGACGGTCAGGAATTCCTGAAGCAGGTAGGCTGCGCCGTATGCTTCAAGAGCCCAAACTTCCATCTCACCGAGACGCTGACCACCGAACTGAGCCTTACCGCCGAGAGGCTGCTGGGTAACCAGCGAGTAAGGGCCGGTGGAACGGGCGTGAATCTTTTCATCAACAAGGTGGTGCAGCTTGAGGATGTACATGACACCGACGGTTACACGGTTGTGGAAAGGATCACCGGTACGTCCGTCGTAAAGGGTAACTTTACCGTCATCCCCGATTCCGGTCTTGCCGACCAGATCCCAGATTTCTTCTTCAGTAGCACCGTCGAAGACAGGAGTCTTGGTGACAATACCCTCACGGGCTTTATTGACTGCCAGTCTGAATTCTTCATCATCCAGTGAATCAATCAGCTCGTAAACATCTTCTGACTCGAAGGTGTCTTTAATTTCCTGGCGGATAACGCCGAGAGCTTCACCGTTGTCGAGCATAGCCGCGAACTTCTGTCCAAGAGCAAGGGCTGCCCAACCGAGGTGGGTTTCCATAATCTGACCGATGTTCATACGTGAAGGAACACCAAGCGGGTTCAGTACGATGTCCATGGGAGTTCCGTTGGCGAAGAACGGCATATCCTGTTCAGGCAGAATGTTGGAAACAACACCCTTGTTACCGTGGCGACCGGCCATTTTGTCACCTACGCTGAGCTTACGCTTAACAGCGATGTAGACTTTGACCATCTTGATTACGCCCGGAGGCAGATCATCACCTTCGGTAACTTTTTCGCGTTTAACATCGTAGATGCCTTTGATAATGCGAATCTGTTTGTCATATTCAGCGAGCAGCTGTTTTACTGCTTCGTTGGTTTCTTTATCTGCAAAGAGTCCGCCCAGTTTCTTAAGGGGTACTTCTGCGAGGATTTCATCAGTAATGATGTGTCCAGCCTCAGCAAGTACTTCACCCTTCTTGCGACCCATAAGGGTCTGGGAGATCTGCTTGTTAGTGACCACTTCCGCGATCTTGACGCGGGTTTTGTTGGTCAGTGATTCGATGTGCTTGCTTTCTTTCATATCGTGTTTGGCAAGCTCGAAATCCTCAATATTGCGGGTACGATCGTCTTTTTCACCGGAACGGCGGTTAAAGACTTTAACGTCAACGATGGTACCTTCGATTCCCGGCGGAACCTTAAGGGAAGTGTTTTTCACATCACGGGCTTTATCACCAAAGATTGCACGAAGCAGTTTCTCTTCGGGAGTAAGCTGGGTTTCACCCTTAGGAGTGATCTTACCGACGAGGATATCGTCGGGAGCGATGCGAGCACCAAGACGAATAATACCGCATTCGTCAAGGTTGCGAAGCATGTCTTCACTCACGTTGGGAATATCACGGGTGACTTCTTCGGGTCCAAGCTTGGTGTCACGGGCAACGAGCTCAAATTCCTCAATGTGTACTGAGGTGAACACGTCTTCTTTAACAACACGCTCGGAAATGAGGATGGAGTCCTCAAAGTTATATCCGCACCAGGGCATAAACGCTACGAGAAGGTTTTTACCAAGAGCGAGTTCACCATCTTTGATACCGGGACCGTCAGCAAGGACATCACCTTTCTTGACAGGAGTTCCGATAGGCAGACGGGGACGCTGGCCGTAGCAGGAGTTCTGGTTGGACTTGTGCCACTTCTGGAGCTCATAATGCTTTACGCCACCGGTATCAGGGTAGACACCGTCATCGTAACGAACAACGAGACGCTCAGCATCAACGTAGTCGATAACACCGTCGTTCTCTGCAAGAACACAACTACCTGAATCCTGTGCAACGTTGGCTTCCATACCGGTACCAACCAGAGGCTGGGAGGTTTTCAGCAAAGGCACAGCCTGGCGCTGCATGTTAGAACCCATGAGCGCACGGTTAGCATCGTCATGCTCCAAGAACGGAATCAGCGCAGCAGAAACAGAAACGGTCTGGCTGGGGCTGATATCCATGAGAGTTGCATCTTCACGGGGATGCATGGAGACGTCACCGTTAAGACGACAGGTTACCAGCGGGTTGGTAAACCTACCCTCTTTGTCAATAGGCGCGTTAGCCTGAGCGACCACATGCCCTACTTCGCGCGTGGCATCGTAATATAAAATCTCATCGGTCATCGCGGAATCTTTAATTGTCCGGTAAGGACTTTCAATGAAACCGAAATCATTGACCTTAGAGTAAGTTGTCAAAGAAACAATAAGACCGATGTTCGGACCTTCAGGAGTTTCAATGGGACAAATACGTCCATAGTGAGAAACGTGAACGTCACGAACTTCGAAGCCTGCACGCTCACGGGTCAGACCGCCGGGTCCCAGCGCGGAAAGTCTGCGCTTATGGGTAACTTCGGAAAGCGGGTTGGTCTGGTCCATGAACTGTGAAAGCTGAGAAGTACCGAAGAATTCCTTGAGTACTGCAGCAACCGGTTTGGGGTTGATCAAGTCATGCGGCATGAGAGTCGCCACTTCCTGGAGGCTCATGCGCTCCTTGATGGCTCTTTCCATGCGAACAAGACCGATGCGGTACTGGTTTTCAACCAGCTCACCAACCGGACGGACACGTCTGTTACCGAGGTTATCGATATCATCAGCGGGACCGTGGCTATCCTTGAGTTTGCAGAGAACCTTAACCGCAGTGAGGATGTCCTCGTTGGTCAGGGTGCGCAGTTCAAGGGGAGTCTCAATATTAAGACGCGCATTCAGCTTGTAACGACCAACGCTGGAGAGATCATAGTAATCAGAGCTGCGGAACAGGTTTTCAAAGAAATTGGCAGCAATCTCAGCAGTAGGCGGAGAACTGGGGCGCAGTCTGCGATAGATTTCAATCTGAGCGGACTCAACATCAGTGGTCTTGTCCAGCATCATGGAATCGCGCAGTGCGGAAGAAACGTCAGCACCCTGAGTATGCAGTACTTTGACTTCCTTCAAACCCACTTCCTGAATGCGTTCAAAGATTTCTTCAGTAATCTCGTCAGCTGATTCAGCAATAACTTCACCGGTATCTGGATCAGTGATATCATTGAAAGCGAACTGACCCACGAGAGACTTGGGATCTACTTCAATATATTCCAAACCGCCACGGACCAGTTTTTTCCAGCCAAACTTGGTTACAGGCTTATCGCGCTGAACAATAACTTTGCCATCTTCAAGGCAGAGGTCAACCCAGGCGTTTTCCTTGCGGTACTGATTTTCTACGACCTTACGGCGCACAATGTGGCGGTCGATCTGATACTCTTCCACTTCATAATAGTAGTCGAGAATATCCTGCTTTGAGAGGCCCATGGCCTTAAGCAGAACAGTAGCGGGCATTTTACGGCGACGGTCGATACGCACATAGAGGATATCTTTGTGGTCGAAATCGAAATCCAGCCAAGAACCGCGCATGGGGATAATGCGGCAACTGTAAAGAACCTTGCGGCTGGTATGTGTCTTGCCGGAATCATGTTCGAAAATGATACCCGGGGAACGCTGGAGCTGGTTAACGATAACGCGTTCAGTACCATTTATAATGAAAGTACCCTGATCGCTCATGAGCGGCACGGTTCCGAAGTAGATATCCTGCTCTTTAATGTCGCGGATAGTCCTGCTTTCAGTCTCTTCATCAACATCAAAAACTACGAGACGTACCTTGATACGGATAGGAGCTTCATAAGTAAGCCCCTTGGAGATACACTCATCCATATCGTATTTAGGCTCGCCAATGTCGTAGCTGACATATTCGAGGCTGGCAGTTTTATTGAAATCCTCAATCGGAAAAACCGAACGAAAAACCCCTTCGAGACCGACGTCCGCCCGACTTGCGGGTGCTACGCCTTCCTGAAGGAATTTTTTGAAGGAATCCACCTGCAGTTCGAGCAGGTGGGGAATCGGCAGAGTAACTTTGATCTTTCCAAATATTTTTCTGAGCTGACCCATCGTATCCTCAATCAAGTGAGAAGGTTAGGGTTGGAATGAAGCAATTTGACGAACATCAACCAATAAATAGTCAGTTACAAGTCAAAAAGTGCAAGATAAACGTAGGCGGCAGAACAACATGCCTGAAAAGAAATTTTATAGGGTTTATTTTGATCGCGCTAAAAGATCCGGCTGCGCCTTTTCCGAATCCTATCAAAATAATTGATCAGGCAATTTTGTCAATCTTTTTAACAGCGAGAAGAGCGCAACCCCTTTTTGCAGGGGTTTGCGCTCCTCTTGCATTAGCGATAAATTCGCTGGAATTACTTCATTTCGGCTTCAGCACCGGCTTCTTCAAGCTGCTTGAGAGCTTCTTCTGCTTCTGCTTTTTCTACGCCTTCTTTGATAGCTGCGGGAGCTTCGTCAACTTTAGCCTTAGCTTCTTTGAGGCCAAGACCGGTCAGAGCGCGAACAACTTTGATAACTGCAATCTTGTTGCCGCCAGCGGACTTCAGGATTACGTCAAATTCAGTCTGCTCTTCGCCACCAGCTGCTTCGCCGCCAGCTGCAGGCATAGCTGCTACTGCTGCTACGGGAGCTGCAGCGGAAACGCCGAATTTTTCTTCCAGTTCTTTGATGAACTCAGAGAGTTCGAGAACAGTCATGTTGGAAATAAAATCAACTACCTGATCTTTGGTGATATCTGCCATGGAAATTTCCTCCTGGGAATATACTTACTTTGATTTGCCTTGACTAGGCTGTTATGCAGCTTCTTTCTGATCTTTCAATGCAGTCAGAACGTTCAGGAAGCCACGGGGTACGTTTGCGAGCAAGCTCACAAAGTTGGTGGGTACTGCATTCATTGTACCCAGAGTTTTGCCGAGGAGCTCTTCCTTGCTCGGAAGCTTGGAAAGCGCCTGCACGCCATCTTCGTCAAGATATTTGCCCTCAAGGGATGCGAAACGCATTTTGAAAGTCTTGCTTCCTTTTGCGAAATCGGCAACTGCTTTTGCTGCTGCAACAGGATCTTCATATCCAATTACAATTGCGCAGTTTTCCTTGAATTTGTCAGCCAGTACTTCATGATCAGTACCTGTGAAAGCCAACCGGGCCAGAGTGTTCTTGACTACTTGGCAATCGACACCGACTTTTCTCAGGTTAGCGCGAAGTTCAGTGAACTCTTCCACGCCAAGGCCTTTAAAATCGGTAACGATGGCAATACTCGCCCCTTCAGCTTTTTCTTTAAGCTGCTCAATAATCTGGGCTTTTTCTTGCCTGTTCACCTTAACACTCCTAATGATTTGACCCGGAAAGCAAGTCAAAGTATTGTCTAAGCAGGTTAT contains:
- the rpsG gene encoding 30S ribosomal protein S7, which produces MPRKGPVPKRQILPDPVYGSQLATKFMNRLMYDGKKSVSENIFYQALEFLGDKTQEDPIKAFEKAVENVKPHVEVKSRRVGGATYQVPVEVRPDRQVSLAIRWLINFARSRGEKGMVARLSGEFLDAYNKRGGAVKKKEDTHRMAEANKAFAHYRW
- the rpsL gene encoding 30S ribosomal protein S12 produces the protein MPTINQLIRKGREKQLKRKKTPALQACPQRRGVCTRVYTTTPKKPNSALRKVARVRLTNAIEVTAYIGGEGHNLQEHSVVLIRGGRVKDLPGVRYHIVRGSLDTAGVADRRQGRSKYGAKRPK
- the rpoC gene encoding DNA-directed RNA polymerase subunit beta', which translates into the protein MRRTSGAGLAGRGLKGIQISIASPEKIREWSFGEVKKPETINYRTFKPERDGLFCAKIFGPVKDYECNCGKYKRMKHRGIVCEKCGVEVIASKVRRERMGHIELAAPVAHIWFLKTLPSKIGTLLDITMADLEKVLYFDSYIVLDPGETPLKQYQIISEDQYFQVIDHYGEEAVEVGMGAETIKSLLAQIDMPALKHELREESLTTRSQTKKKKLTKRLKIVEAFLESGNDCQWMIMDVIPVIPPELRPLVPLDGGRFATSDLNDLYRRVINRNNRLKRLIELGAPDIIIRNEKRMLQESVDALFDNGRRGRAITGTNGRPLKSLSDMIKGKQGRFRQNLLGKRVDYSGRSVIVVGPKLKLHQCGLPKKMALELFKPFIYAELERREIATTIKSAKKMVEREDLVVWDILDDVVREYPIMLNRAPTLHRLGIQSFEPSLVEGKAIQLHPLVCSAYNADFDGDQMAVHVPLSVEAQIECRVLMMSSNNILSPANGQPIINPSQDIVLGLYYLTVERSFSKGEGMVFTAPWEVIAALDAEVVSMHARIKVRIEGELVETTPGRILVGELLPEGMGFEFANVVMTKKNIAKLVSSAYRSAGSKATVILCDRLKDLGYEHATRAAVTIGVKDLTIPAAKAGLLDTAYAEVEDIEAQYREGIITRTEKYNKVVDVWTKVTNDVSAEMTNEMSTDIMVDPKTGKQETNSSFNPVFMMAHSGARGNQDQMRQLAGMRGLMAKPSGEIIETPITSSFREGLSVLQYFISTHGARKGLADTALKTANSGYLTRRLVDVVQDVTIAEHDCRTVDGLELTHYIKGGEIKERLSEKVLGRVTIHDVIKEDTGEILVPADSLIDEAAAKLIDENGINSMTVRSPLTCRAKHGICAMCYGRDLARGHVVNVGETVGIIAAQSIGEPGTQLTMRTFHIGGTASREIQQSSFEAQHNGSVVLNRMRSVRSADGHEMVLGKSCQIGIVDEQGREREKYVLPLGAKLFVEEGQQITQGTMLAEWDPLAEPFITEVTGTVKFSDLVEGKTFQERVDEATGQATYTIQEYRTTNFKPSISICGEDGEPLTRPGSTLKAVYPLPVGAILMVKDGNLVNAGEIIARKLRETSKTKDIVGGLPRVAELFEVRKPKELGIISEIDGVVSYGPESKGKRKIVVTPEIGEIKEYLVPKGRHITAQEGDFVEAGDLMTEGLPELHDILKVKGEKYLARFLVEEIQDVYRFQGVGINDKHIEVIVRQMLKKVSIVDPGETHFLVGEQVDKQRFMETNQEAVANGLKPATAQTHVLGITQASLSTASFISAASFQETTKVLTESSLCGKKDYLRGLKENVIVGRLIPAGTGFRKYARTDIIVPDQPERADKFLEELEEEPLLVNER
- the rpoB gene encoding DNA-directed RNA polymerase subunit beta, translating into MGQLRKIFGKIKVTLPIPHLLELQVDSFKKFLQEGVAPASRADVGLEGVFRSVFPIEDFNKTASLEYVSYDIGEPKYDMDECISKGLTYEAPIRIKVRLVVFDVDEETESRTIRDIKEQDIYFGTVPLMSDQGTFIINGTERVIVNQLQRSPGIIFEHDSGKTHTSRKVLYSCRIIPMRGSWLDFDFDHKDILYVRIDRRRKMPATVLLKAMGLSKQDILDYYYEVEEYQIDRHIVRRKVVENQYRKENAWVDLCLEDGKVIVQRDKPVTKFGWKKLVRGGLEYIEVDPKSLVGQFAFNDITDPDTGEVIAESADEITEEIFERIQEVGLKEVKVLHTQGADVSSALRDSMMLDKTTDVESAQIEIYRRLRPSSPPTAEIAANFFENLFRSSDYYDLSSVGRYKLNARLNIETPLELRTLTNEDILTAVKVLCKLKDSHGPADDIDNLGNRRVRPVGELVENQYRIGLVRMERAIKERMSLQEVATLMPHDLINPKPVAAVLKEFFGTSQLSQFMDQTNPLSEVTHKRRLSALGPGGLTRERAGFEVRDVHVSHYGRICPIETPEGPNIGLIVSLTTYSKVNDFGFIESPYRTIKDSAMTDEILYYDATREVGHVVAQANAPIDKEGRFTNPLVTCRLNGDVSMHPREDATLMDISPSQTVSVSAALIPFLEHDDANRALMGSNMQRQAVPLLKTSQPLVGTGMEANVAQDSGSCVLAENDGVIDYVDAERLVVRYDDGVYPDTGGVKHYELQKWHKSNQNSCYGQRPRLPIGTPVKKGDVLADGPGIKDGELALGKNLLVAFMPWCGYNFEDSILISERVVKEDVFTSVHIEEFELVARDTKLGPEEVTRDIPNVSEDMLRNLDECGIIRLGARIAPDDILVGKITPKGETQLTPEEKLLRAIFGDKARDVKNTSLKVPPGIEGTIVDVKVFNRRSGEKDDRTRNIEDFELAKHDMKESKHIESLTNKTRVKIAEVVTNKQISQTLMGRKKGEVLAEAGHIITDEILAEVPLKKLGGLFADKETNEAVKQLLAEYDKQIRIIKGIYDVKREKVTEGDDLPPGVIKMVKVYIAVKRKLSVGDKMAGRHGNKGVVSNILPEQDMPFFANGTPMDIVLNPLGVPSRMNIGQIMETHLGWAALALGQKFAAMLDNGEALGVIRQEIKDTFESEDVYELIDSLDDEEFRLAVNKAREGIVTKTPVFDGATEEEIWDLVGKTGIGDDGKVTLYDGRTGDPFHNRVTVGVMYILKLHHLVDEKIHARSTGPYSLVTQQPLGGKAQFGGQRLGEMEVWALEAYGAAYLLQEFLTVKSDDVTGRVKMYEKIVKGDNFLEAGLPESFNVLVKELMSLGLDVNLLQDEVEETADKK
- the rplL gene encoding 50S ribosomal protein L7/L12; translated protein: MADITKDQVVDFISNMTVLELSEFIKELEEKFGVSAAAPVAAVAAMPAAGGEAAGGEEQTEFDVILKSAGGNKIAVIKVVRALTGLGLKEAKAKVDEAPAAIKEGVEKAEAEEALKQLEEAGAEAEMK
- the rplJ gene encoding 50S ribosomal protein L10, with the translated sequence MNRQEKAQIIEQLKEKAEGASIAIVTDFKGLGVEEFTELRANLRKVGVDCQVVKNTLARLAFTGTDHEVLADKFKENCAIVIGYEDPVAAAKAVADFAKGSKTFKMRFASLEGKYLDEDGVQALSKLPSKEELLGKTLGTMNAVPTNFVSLLANVPRGFLNVLTALKDQKEAA